Proteins co-encoded in one Arachis hypogaea cultivar Tifrunner chromosome 13, arahy.Tifrunner.gnm2.J5K5, whole genome shotgun sequence genomic window:
- the LOC112792410 gene encoding protein RGF1 INDUCIBLE TRANSCRIPTION FACTOR 1 isoform X1: MVRDDEKRMMMMMEQEQEEEAVPAWLSKLMGERFFGECGAHQNLRKNDKNVLCLRCCLSLCPHCLPLHPHHHPLLQVRRYVYHDVVRLGDLEKLIDCSNIQPYTINGAKVIFLNERAQSRSSCRGGTGNSCCSCDRILQDPFHFCSLSCKVDHMVYEGERLSSILHRFDESDFSFSQFEGLRVDSSSELVDEDNTQFAPNGSCSNTDATASNSVISSEANRNKNKTKTKSKSNGFFHSLGSRRKGAPHRAPFC, translated from the exons atggtGAGGGATGATGAgaagagaatgatgatgatgatggagcaAGAGCAAGAAGAGGAAGCTGTGCCTGCATGGCTATCGAAGCTTATGGGAGAGAGATTCTTCGGTGAGTGTGGGGCCCACCAGAACCTCCGAAAGAACGACAAGAACGTCCTTTGCCTCCGCTGCTGCCTCTCCCTCTGCCCTCACTGCCTCCCTCTCCACCCACACCACCACCCTCTCCTCCAG GTGAGAAGGTATGTCTACCATGACGTGGTTCGATTGGGTGATCTTGAAAAGCTCATTGATTGCTCCAATATTCAG CCATACACGATTAATGGGGCGAAAGTGATATTCTTGAATGAGAGGGCACAGTCAAGGTCATCATGCAGAGGTGGCACTGGCAACTCTTGCTGCTCTTGTGACAGGATTCTTCAGGACCCCTTCCACTTCTGTTCTCTCTCATGCAAG gTTGATCACATGGTGTATGAGGGTGAAAGGTTGTCGAGCATTTTGCATCGATTCGATGAATCAGATTTCTCGTTTTCGCAGTTCGAGGGTCTGAGAGTGGATAGTAGTTCGGAGCTAGTTGATGAAGATAATACCCAATTTGCCCCCAATGGCTCTTGCTCCAACACAGATGCCACAGCCAGTAATTCCGTAATTTCAAGTGAAGCCAATAGGAACAAGAACAAGACCAAGACCAAGTCCAAGTCCAATGGCTTCTTCCATTCTCTCGGTAGCAGGCGAAAAGGTGCTCCTCATAGGGCTCCTTTCTGCTAG
- the LOC112792410 gene encoding protein RGF1 INDUCIBLE TRANSCRIPTION FACTOR 1 isoform X2 translates to MVRDDEKRMMMMMEQEQEEEAVPAWLSKLMGERFFGECGAHQNLRKNDKNVLCLRCCLSLCPHCLPLHPHHHPLLQVRRYVYHDVVRLGDLEKLIDCSNIQPYTINGAKVIFLNERAQSRSSCRGGTGNSCCSCDRILQDPFHFCSLSCKFEGLRVDSSSELVDEDNTQFAPNGSCSNTDATASNSVISSEANRNKNKTKTKSKSNGFFHSLGSRRKGAPHRAPFC, encoded by the exons atggtGAGGGATGATGAgaagagaatgatgatgatgatggagcaAGAGCAAGAAGAGGAAGCTGTGCCTGCATGGCTATCGAAGCTTATGGGAGAGAGATTCTTCGGTGAGTGTGGGGCCCACCAGAACCTCCGAAAGAACGACAAGAACGTCCTTTGCCTCCGCTGCTGCCTCTCCCTCTGCCCTCACTGCCTCCCTCTCCACCCACACCACCACCCTCTCCTCCAG GTGAGAAGGTATGTCTACCATGACGTGGTTCGATTGGGTGATCTTGAAAAGCTCATTGATTGCTCCAATATTCAG CCATACACGATTAATGGGGCGAAAGTGATATTCTTGAATGAGAGGGCACAGTCAAGGTCATCATGCAGAGGTGGCACTGGCAACTCTTGCTGCTCTTGTGACAGGATTCTTCAGGACCCCTTCCACTTCTGTTCTCTCTCATGCAAG TTCGAGGGTCTGAGAGTGGATAGTAGTTCGGAGCTAGTTGATGAAGATAATACCCAATTTGCCCCCAATGGCTCTTGCTCCAACACAGATGCCACAGCCAGTAATTCCGTAATTTCAAGTGAAGCCAATAGGAACAAGAACAAGACCAAGACCAAGTCCAAGTCCAATGGCTTCTTCCATTCTCTCGGTAGCAGGCGAAAAGGTGCTCCTCATAGGGCTCCTTTCTGCTAG